Proteins from a genomic interval of Rhodopseudomonas julia:
- a CDS encoding L-serine ammonia-lyase, which translates to MFLSVFDIFKIGIGPSSSHTMGPMVAAGRFLSLIRDGDWPRPAGVEPARLAVSLHGSLAFTGKGHGSDRAILLGLMGESPRDIDPFRIDEIIAAVHATEMVTPLGHPAYQFNPGKDLVFDFDTPLPGHANGMRFSAFAADGRRLVQQIYYSVGGGFVVTDEELARTSADDSPVTETSAVPYPFASAREMLAMGESSGLSIAEMKEANELSRGQVSPDLVSGLERIWDEMRASVERGLSGEGDLPGGLGVKRRARELHDRLQHESGANALQPHRVMDWLSVYAMAVNEENAAGGKIVTAPTNGAAGVVPAVVHYYLDHCIGASRDGVRTFILTAAAIGGIIKHNASISGAEVGCQGEVGSASAMAAAGLAAALGATNAQIENAAEIALEHHLGMTCDPIAGLVQVPCIERNALGAVKAVTAASLAMRGTGDHFVPLDKCIETMRQTGRDMHEKYKETSTGGLAVNVIEC; encoded by the coding sequence ATGTTTCTTTCGGTTTTCGATATTTTCAAAATTGGCATCGGTCCGTCTTCGTCGCACACGATGGGTCCGATGGTGGCGGCGGGGCGCTTTCTCAGTCTCATCCGTGACGGCGACTGGCCGCGTCCTGCCGGCGTTGAGCCCGCTCGCCTCGCGGTCAGCCTGCATGGGTCGCTTGCGTTCACAGGCAAAGGCCACGGCAGCGACCGTGCGATCCTTCTTGGCCTGATGGGCGAGAGCCCTCGAGACATCGACCCGTTCCGCATCGACGAGATCATTGCCGCGGTCCATGCAACCGAGATGGTGACCCCGTTGGGGCACCCGGCCTACCAGTTCAATCCCGGAAAAGACCTCGTCTTCGACTTTGATACGCCGCTCCCAGGTCATGCGAACGGCATGCGCTTCTCCGCCTTTGCGGCTGACGGGCGCCGCCTCGTGCAACAGATTTATTATTCGGTCGGCGGTGGCTTTGTTGTCACCGACGAGGAATTGGCGCGCACCTCCGCCGACGATTCACCGGTCACCGAAACCTCGGCCGTGCCTTATCCTTTCGCAAGCGCCAGGGAGATGCTGGCGATGGGAGAGAGCTCGGGGCTGAGCATCGCAGAGATGAAAGAGGCAAACGAGCTTTCCCGAGGGCAGGTGAGCCCCGACCTCGTTTCGGGCCTTGAACGCATCTGGGACGAGATGCGTGCCTCAGTCGAGCGCGGGCTTTCAGGCGAAGGCGATTTGCCGGGTGGCCTTGGCGTCAAGCGCAGAGCGCGCGAACTCCATGATCGTCTGCAGCACGAGAGCGGTGCCAACGCGCTGCAGCCGCACCGCGTGATGGATTGGCTGAGCGTCTACGCCATGGCGGTCAACGAAGAGAACGCCGCCGGCGGCAAGATCGTCACTGCTCCGACGAATGGGGCGGCAGGTGTCGTGCCGGCGGTCGTCCATTACTATCTCGACCATTGCATCGGGGCATCGCGCGACGGTGTCCGTACCTTCATTCTGACGGCGGCGGCGATCGGCGGCATCATAAAGCACAACGCCTCCATTTCCGGGGCGGAAGTTGGCTGTCAGGGGGAGGTTGGCTCGGCCTCGGCGATGGCGGCGGCGGGGCTTGCAGCGGCCCTCGGCGCTACCAATGCGCAGATCGAGAACGCCGCCGAAATCGCGCTTGAACACCATCTTGGCATGACCTGCGATCCGATTGCGGGGCTCGTTCAGGTCCCGTGCATCGAGCGCAACGCACTGGGGGCGGTGAAAGCCGTCACCGCCGCGTCTCTCGCCATGCGCGGCACCGGTGACCATTTCGTCCCGCTCGACAAATGCATCGAGACGATGCGCCAGACAGGCCGCGACATGCATGAGAAGTACAAGGAAACCTCAACGGGCGGTCTTGCGGTCAACGTCATCGAGTGCTGA
- a CDS encoding VWA domain-containing protein yields MTKGKDITNRSPDLPSEGNRSSRGEIDAFLKQAKSLAPVGGDARGRLVFALDATMSRQPTWDLACGLQAEMFKAAADVGGLTVQLVYFRGFGESRASRWVADPAALRDLMVRISCRGGKTQIKKVLAHARRETEKKPVAALVYVGDAMEEDIDELSNIAGELGLLGVRAFMFHEGRDPNAEQAFREIARLTRGAYLPFNAASASELKDLLGAVATYAAGGLKALEASGSSAARRLLPSLK; encoded by the coding sequence ATGACCAAGGGCAAAGATATTACGAACCGCTCACCGGACCTCCCGTCTGAAGGAAACCGCTCGAGCCGTGGCGAAATAGACGCGTTTTTGAAACAGGCCAAAAGCCTGGCGCCCGTGGGCGGCGACGCGCGCGGCCGCCTGGTCTTCGCGCTCGACGCCACGATGAGCCGGCAGCCCACCTGGGATCTCGCCTGCGGCTTGCAGGCGGAGATGTTCAAGGCGGCGGCCGACGTGGGCGGCCTGACAGTGCAGCTCGTCTATTTTCGCGGCTTCGGCGAAAGCCGCGCCTCCCGTTGGGTCGCTGATCCGGCGGCCTTGCGGGACCTGATGGTGCGCATCAGCTGCCGGGGCGGCAAGACGCAGATCAAGAAAGTGCTCGCCCATGCCCGCCGCGAGACGGAGAAAAAACCGGTCGCCGCGCTCGTTTATGTGGGCGATGCCATGGAAGAGGATATCGACGAATTGTCGAATATCGCGGGTGAACTCGGTCTTCTCGGCGTGCGGGCCTTCATGTTCCACGAAGGGCGGGATCCCAATGCGGAACAGGCGTTCCGCGAGATCGCGCGTCTGACACGGGGGGCTTATCTCCCGTTCAATGCAGCTTCTGCCTCAGAGCTCAAAGATCTGCTGGGGGCGGTCGCGACTTATGCGGCAGGCGGTCTCAAGGCTCTCGAAGCCTCGGGCTCGTCAGCGGCCCGCCGGCTGTTGCCGTCCCTGAAGTGA
- the panC gene encoding pantoate--beta-alanine ligase, protein MDVHPDIATSIANLRDRIDSWRAAEETIALVPTMGALHSGHLQLVELASERCDRVVVSIFVNPTQFGPEEDFSRYPRRPEADLEALARVGVPLVFAPTADEMYPSGYATTVKVGGPSEGLESDFRPHFFEGVATVVSKLLISCFPDEAVFGEKDYQQLLVVRRLVSDLRLPTRIVAAPTAREDDGLALSSRNAYLSPEERRRAPLIYSSLQRAAEALRAGAPAASTVNDVKERLTEAGFRVDYVSLRHSETLQPLAELSEGPARLLAAAWMGGTRLIDNIAV, encoded by the coding sequence ATCGACGTGCACCCCGATATCGCGACGAGTATCGCCAATCTCAGGGACCGGATCGACAGCTGGCGTGCAGCTGAAGAGACAATCGCGCTGGTGCCGACGATGGGTGCTTTACATAGCGGTCATCTCCAGCTCGTGGAGCTTGCGAGCGAACGCTGCGACCGCGTGGTGGTGAGCATCTTCGTCAACCCGACGCAGTTCGGACCCGAAGAAGATTTCTCTCGCTATCCGAGGCGGCCGGAAGCCGACCTGGAGGCGCTCGCAAGGGTCGGCGTGCCATTGGTCTTCGCACCGACCGCCGATGAAATGTATCCGTCCGGATATGCCACGACCGTCAAGGTCGGAGGGCCAAGCGAAGGGCTGGAGAGCGATTTCCGACCGCACTTCTTCGAGGGCGTCGCGACCGTTGTCTCGAAGCTTCTGATCTCGTGCTTCCCCGACGAGGCGGTGTTCGGTGAAAAGGACTATCAGCAGCTCCTCGTCGTCCGACGCCTCGTGAGCGATCTGAGGCTGCCCACGCGCATCGTTGCGGCACCAACGGCACGTGAGGACGACGGGCTCGCTCTGTCGTCACGCAACGCATATCTGAGCCCGGAAGAACGGCGCAGGGCGCCGCTGATTTATTCCTCTCTGCAACGGGCAGCAGAGGCTCTGCGCGCGGGTGCCCCCGCCGCCAGCACCGTCAATGACGTCAAAGAGCGGCTGACTGAAGCGGGTTTTCGCGTCGACTACGTCTCGCTCCGACATAGTGAGACATTGCAGCCGCTCGCAGAGCTCTCGGAAGGCCCGGCCCGCCTCCTCGCAGCCGCCTGGATGGGAGGCACACGCCTCATCGACAATATCGCGGTCTAA
- a CDS encoding Uma2 family endonuclease — protein sequence MAEPAERQATYADLQAVPSHLVAEIIDGTLVTHPRPAPRHSVASSVLGMKLGGFQFGGDGPGGWIFMDEPELHLGHNIVVPDIAGWRRERLSVLPETAYLETAPDWVCEVISASTETYDRVSKRRIYAGAGVSHLWLLDPRSKVLEVFALAGDSWLLVDTFRDGDDVAAPPFDVMTFPLSALWPLDVEGETSPNAQ from the coding sequence ATGGCTGAGCCGGCGGAAAGACAGGCGACCTATGCCGATCTTCAGGCGGTGCCCTCGCATCTCGTCGCCGAGATCATCGACGGAACGCTCGTCACGCATCCACGGCCGGCACCACGGCACAGCGTTGCTTCGTCAGTGCTGGGCATGAAACTGGGCGGCTTCCAGTTCGGCGGTGATGGACCGGGGGGGTGGATATTTATGGACGAGCCCGAACTTCACCTCGGCCACAATATCGTCGTCCCCGATATCGCCGGGTGGCGCCGCGAGCGCCTGTCGGTCCTGCCTGAGACGGCATATCTGGAGACGGCTCCGGACTGGGTTTGCGAGGTGATCTCGGCCTCGACCGAAACCTATGACCGGGTGTCGAAGCGCAGGATTTATGCTGGCGCCGGTGTCTCGCATCTCTGGCTGCTGGACCCGCGCTCCAAGGTTCTGGAGGTCTTCGCGCTCGCCGGCGACAGCTGGCTGCTCGTCGACACCTTCCGCGACGGGGACGATGTCGCTGCGCCCCCGTTTGACGTCATGACGTTTCCGCTGAGCGCGCTCTGGCCGCTCGATGTCGAGGGCGAAACTTCGCCCAACGCGCAATAA
- a CDS encoding pyruvate dehydrogenase complex E1 component subunit beta — protein sequence MPTEILMPALSPTMEEGKLSKWTVKEGDEVAAGDVIAEIETDKATMEVEAVDEGKIAKILVEEGTDAVKVNTPIALLLGEDENESDLEKASSGDKGGKANGGSAPAAPEPEAKEKEPQKEDEKLGRKDGPVSVLVAMDKAEPPEDPEVPEGTEFEEQTVREALRDAMAEEMRRDGDVFVMGEEVAEYQGAYKVTQGLLDEFGERRVIDTPITEHGFAGLGVGAAFAGLKPIVEFMTFNFAMQAMDQIINSAAKTLYMAGGQMGCPMVFRGPNGAAARVAAQHSQDYAAWYSQIPGLKVIQPHTAADAKGLLKAAIRDPNPVIFLENEILYGQSFPVPKLDDFVLPIGKAKIARKGSDATIVSFGIGMTHALKAAEQLAEQGIDCEVIDLRTLRPLDIEAVIRSVKKTNRCVTVEEGWPQNSIGSWIASQLMVKAFDYLDAPVLSVTGKDVPMPYAANLEKLALPSAKEVVEAVKAVSYAD from the coding sequence ATGCCGACCGAGATTTTGATGCCGGCCCTATCGCCGACCATGGAGGAGGGGAAGCTCTCCAAATGGACGGTAAAGGAGGGCGACGAAGTCGCCGCCGGCGATGTGATCGCCGAGATCGAAACAGATAAGGCGACGATGGAGGTTGAAGCCGTCGACGAGGGCAAGATTGCCAAAATTCTCGTCGAAGAGGGCACCGACGCCGTCAAGGTCAATACGCCGATCGCGTTGTTGCTCGGCGAGGACGAAAACGAAAGCGATCTCGAAAAAGCCTCCTCTGGAGACAAGGGAGGCAAGGCCAATGGCGGCTCTGCTCCCGCAGCGCCGGAGCCGGAGGCCAAAGAGAAGGAACCTCAAAAGGAGGACGAAAAGCTCGGCCGCAAGGACGGACCCGTATCCGTGCTCGTGGCGATGGACAAGGCCGAGCCGCCGGAAGATCCGGAAGTGCCTGAGGGCACCGAGTTCGAAGAACAGACGGTGCGTGAGGCACTTCGTGATGCCATGGCGGAAGAGATGCGCCGCGACGGCGATGTCTTCGTGATGGGCGAGGAAGTAGCTGAGTATCAGGGTGCCTATAAGGTCACCCAGGGGCTTCTCGATGAGTTTGGTGAGCGCCGGGTCATCGATACGCCGATCACCGAGCATGGCTTTGCCGGCCTCGGCGTGGGGGCGGCGTTCGCCGGTCTGAAGCCGATCGTGGAATTCATGACCTTCAACTTCGCCATGCAGGCGATGGATCAGATCATCAATTCGGCCGCGAAGACGCTCTATATGGCGGGCGGTCAGATGGGCTGCCCCATGGTCTTCCGAGGACCGAATGGTGCCGCCGCTCGCGTCGCTGCACAGCACAGCCAGGATTACGCGGCCTGGTATTCACAGATCCCGGGCCTGAAAGTCATCCAGCCGCATACGGCGGCCGACGCGAAGGGGCTCCTGAAGGCGGCGATCCGTGATCCGAATCCCGTGATCTTCCTGGAAAACGAGATCCTTTACGGCCAGTCGTTCCCGGTTCCGAAGCTCGATGATTTCGTCCTGCCCATCGGCAAGGCGAAAATCGCGCGAAAAGGCTCGGATGCGACGATTGTCTCCTTCGGCATCGGCATGACCCACGCGCTGAAGGCGGCGGAGCAATTGGCCGAACAGGGCATCGATTGCGAAGTGATCGATCTCAGAACATTGCGGCCGCTCGATATCGAGGCGGTCATTCGTTCCGTGAAGAAGACCAATCGCTGCGTGACGGTGGAAGAAGGCTGGCCGCAGAACTCGATCGGCTCCTGGATCGCCTCGCAACTGATGGTGAAGGCATTCGATTATCTCGATGCGCCGGTCCTGTCGGTGACCGGGAAGGATGTGCCGATGCCGTACGCCGCCAATCTGGAGAAGCTCGCTCTGCCGAGCGCCAAGGAGGTGGTCGAAGCCGTGAAAGCGGTGAGCTATGCCGACTAG
- a CDS encoding Flp family type IVb pilin — protein MRDSTRRFWRHEAGNSTTEYALIAALIAVVSVAGVKLTSYNLDKLATELAMQRMDTGALVAAKEDPEDTIITGSIRRSR, from the coding sequence ATGCGCGATTCCACGAGACGATTTTGGCGCCATGAAGCCGGCAACAGCACGACCGAATATGCGCTTATTGCAGCGCTGATCGCCGTCGTCTCAGTCGCCGGTGTCAAGCTCACCAGCTATAATCTCGACAAACTTGCGACGGAACTGGCGATGCAGAGGATGGACACTGGCGCGCTCGTCGCCGCAAAGGAAGATCCGGAAGACACCATCATCACCGGCTCCATCCGCCGCTCCAGATAG
- a CDS encoding DUF2585 domain-containing protein, which produces MRLISDRPQLRAGLAVAGILALTAAILLAMGRIPICECGHVDLWYGDPNGPGNSQHLLDWYTPSHIIHGFLFYGALWLLARNWSAVRPIGVRLVLATLVEAAWEIVENSPWIIDRYREVTIAAGYNGDSVINSMSDILAMIAGFWFARILPVWATVMIAAAMELLVGWLIRDNLTLNVLMLLWPLDAVREWQAGATPL; this is translated from the coding sequence ATGCGTCTCATAAGTGACCGCCCGCAATTGCGGGCGGGACTGGCGGTTGCAGGCATCCTTGCCCTGACGGCCGCCATCCTCCTTGCCATGGGGCGGATTCCGATTTGCGAATGTGGCCATGTCGATCTCTGGTACGGCGATCCGAACGGGCCGGGGAATTCCCAGCACCTTTTGGACTGGTACACGCCCTCGCATATCATCCACGGCTTCTTGTTTTACGGTGCGCTGTGGCTCTTGGCCCGGAACTGGTCCGCAGTCAGGCCGATCGGAGTGCGTTTGGTCCTGGCGACTCTGGTCGAAGCGGCCTGGGAGATCGTCGAAAATTCGCCCTGGATCATCGACCGCTATCGCGAAGTGACGATCGCCGCCGGCTACAATGGCGACAGCGTCATCAATTCCATGTCGGACATCCTGGCGATGATCGCGGGCTTCTGGTTCGCACGTATATTGCCCGTATGGGCGACCGTGATGATTGCCGCCGCGATGGAGCTCCTGGTCGGATGGCTGATCCGCGACAATCTCACTTTGAATGTCTTGATGCTGTTGTGGCCGCTCGATGCGGTGCGCGAGTGGCAGGCGGGAGCAACGCCTCTTTGA
- a CDS encoding class I SAM-dependent methyltransferase: MASSMSQNVLIDRQFGIRAASYVASAVHASGSDLAYLGERIAELNPETAVDLGAGGGHVSYTMAGFARRVVACDLSQEMLAAVAETARNRGLSNIETQVCDIHALPFGDGEADFVASRFSAHHWTDLPGALREARRILKEGSTAIFMDVVSPGTPLLDTHLQTVELLRDPSHVRDYSVSEWLRELQSAGFSLRRSVGARLRLDFASWVERIGTDPEFTSAIRLLQKTASGNVARHFAIEDDGSFTIDTAVFEVLAA; encoded by the coding sequence ATGGCCTCGAGCATGTCACAGAACGTTCTCATCGACCGCCAGTTCGGGATTCGCGCCGCGTCATACGTGGCAAGCGCCGTTCATGCGAGCGGGTCCGATCTTGCCTATCTCGGCGAGCGCATCGCCGAGCTCAACCCGGAAACGGCCGTCGATCTTGGCGCCGGCGGAGGGCATGTCAGTTACACGATGGCAGGCTTCGCGCGCCGTGTCGTCGCCTGCGATCTATCGCAGGAGATGCTCGCTGCCGTTGCCGAGACGGCGCGAAATCGCGGGCTTTCCAACATCGAAACGCAAGTTTGCGACATCCACGCCCTGCCCTTCGGCGATGGCGAGGCCGACTTCGTCGCAAGCCGCTTCAGCGCCCATCATTGGACAGACCTTCCAGGCGCGTTGCGGGAGGCGCGTCGCATTCTGAAGGAGGGTTCGACGGCCATTTTTATGGATGTCGTATCGCCGGGCACGCCGCTTCTCGACACCCATTTGCAAACGGTTGAGCTCTTGCGGGACCCGTCGCATGTGCGGGATTACTCGGTATCAGAATGGCTGCGCGAACTTCAAAGCGCAGGTTTCTCGCTTCGTCGCAGCGTGGGCGCGCGTCTGCGGCTCGACTTCGCGTCATGGGTGGAGCGGATCGGAACCGACCCGGAGTTCACGTCCGCGATTCGTCTCCTGCAAAAGACGGCGAGCGGCAATGTCGCCCGCCACTTCGCCATCGAGGACGACGGCTCGTTCACAATCGATACGGCCGTTTTCGAGGTGCTCGCGGCCTGA
- the pdhA gene encoding pyruvate dehydrogenase (acetyl-transferring) E1 component subunit alpha, whose protein sequence is MVFSKDEDLKAYREMLLVRRFEEKAGQLYGMGLIGGFCHLYIGQEAVVVGMQMALKEGDQVTTTYRDHGHMLATGMDPKGVMAELTGRRSGYSHGKGGSMHMFSREKNFFGGHGIVGASVPIGTGLAFANRYRENDCVSITYFGDGAANQGQVYESFNMAKLWSLPVIYVIENNQYGMGTSVARASATTELCKRGESFDIPGHQVDGMDVRAVKAAGDFAAEHARSGKGPMILEMLTYRYRGHSMSDPAKYRSKEEVQKMRTEHDAIEQVKKRLMESHGLSEDDVKAVDKEIRGVVNQAAEFAQNDPEPDPSELWTDVYVEA, encoded by the coding sequence ATCGTCTTTTCGAAGGACGAGGATCTGAAAGCCTATCGCGAGATGCTTCTCGTGCGGCGATTCGAAGAGAAGGCAGGCCAGCTCTACGGCATGGGCCTGATCGGCGGATTCTGCCATCTCTATATCGGCCAGGAGGCCGTCGTCGTCGGCATGCAGATGGCGTTGAAGGAGGGTGATCAAGTCACCACCACCTATCGCGACCATGGACACATGCTTGCGACAGGTATGGACCCAAAAGGCGTGATGGCGGAGCTGACGGGTCGTCGCAGCGGCTATTCGCACGGCAAGGGCGGCTCCATGCATATGTTCTCGCGGGAGAAGAACTTCTTCGGCGGACATGGCATCGTCGGCGCCTCGGTGCCGATCGGGACGGGGCTCGCCTTCGCGAATCGCTATCGCGAGAACGATTGCGTCTCGATCACCTATTTCGGCGATGGTGCTGCCAATCAGGGGCAGGTCTACGAGAGCTTCAATATGGCGAAGCTCTGGAGCCTTCCCGTCATCTACGTGATCGAGAACAACCAGTACGGCATGGGAACGTCGGTGGCGCGCGCCTCGGCCACCACCGAATTGTGCAAGCGGGGCGAATCCTTCGATATCCCGGGCCATCAGGTGGACGGCATGGATGTGCGTGCCGTGAAGGCCGCCGGTGATTTTGCCGCCGAGCATGCCCGCTCCGGCAAAGGCCCGATGATCCTCGAGATGCTCACCTACCGCTATCGCGGCCATTCGATGTCGGATCCGGCCAAGTATCGCTCGAAGGAGGAGGTGCAGAAGATGCGCACCGAACACGATGCGATCGAGCAGGTGAAGAAGCGGCTGATGGAAAGCCACGGCCTGAGCGAAGATGACGTGAAGGCCGTCGACAAGGAAATCCGCGGCGTCGTCAACCAGGCGGCGGAATTCGCCCAGAACGATCCCGAGCCCGATCCGTCCGAATTGTGGACGGACGTGTACGTAGAAGCGTGA
- a CDS encoding FtsB family cell division protein produces the protein MATRQRKQSKLKPLALPLGCLLVLAYFSYHAVEGHYGLEALETLEARKVDLNKELDELLAKRAKLERRVALLRPDSLDRDMLDERARQALNLVHPTDIVIYDAADGS, from the coding sequence ATGGCAACCCGGCAGCGTAAACAGTCGAAGCTTAAGCCGCTTGCCCTTCCGTTGGGCTGCCTCCTTGTGCTCGCCTATTTTTCCTATCATGCTGTTGAAGGGCATTACGGATTGGAGGCGCTGGAGACGCTCGAAGCGCGCAAGGTCGATCTCAACAAAGAGCTCGATGAGCTGCTTGCGAAGCGCGCCAAGCTTGAGCGGCGTGTCGCTCTTTTGCGGCCCGACAGCCTCGACCGCGATATGCTCGATGAGCGCGCGCGCCAGGCGCTCAATCTCGTTCATCCCACAGATATCGTCATTTACGACGCCGCCGACGGCAGCTGA
- a CDS encoding DUF1489 family protein, which translates to MALHLLKLCVGAESIDDLKDWIERRLAERERTGEPAEHVHVTRMVPRRRDELLAGGSLYWVIKGNVQVRQRLSDIRVFQDSEGVQRCRLVLEQELVPTAWQPRRAFQGWRYLKPEDAPADLGGDVDGFGELPAELRGELAALGLL; encoded by the coding sequence ATGGCGCTGCATCTCCTGAAGCTCTGTGTGGGCGCGGAATCAATCGACGATCTCAAGGATTGGATCGAACGGCGGCTCGCCGAGCGGGAGCGGACCGGCGAGCCGGCCGAGCACGTTCATGTCACGCGCATGGTGCCCCGCCGTCGCGACGAGCTTCTTGCGGGCGGCTCTCTCTACTGGGTTATCAAAGGCAATGTTCAGGTCCGTCAGCGGCTTTCGGATATCCGCGTCTTTCAGGACAGCGAAGGTGTCCAGCGTTGCCGTCTCGTGCTTGAGCAGGAATTGGTGCCGACGGCCTGGCAGCCGCGGCGCGCCTTCCAGGGGTGGCGTTATCTGAAGCCTGAAGATGCTCCTGCAGATCTCGGCGGCGACGTCGACGGCTTCGGGGAGCTTCCCGCAGAGCTGCGCGGTGAGCTCGCGGCGCTCGGCCTGCTGTAA
- a CDS encoding pyruvate dehydrogenase complex dihydrolipoamide acetyltransferase, protein MSINILMPALSPTMEKGNLAKWHVKEGDAVAPGDVIAEIETDKATMEVEAIDEGTVAKILVSEGTEDVAVNDVIAILAEEGEDADAVEAPAEEAAAPQNGKGADAAPPEPKETEGGEAVPREGLHEGGSSDNLQPSSDSGKSDGKSSGRIFASPLAKRLAKEKGLDLSALSGSGPHGRIVKQDIEEAVEKGGGQAAAPTAAETAPTSAPKTPAPAPAGMSDEQIRKMFAEGSYEVVPHDSMRRTIARRLVEAKTTIPHFYLTSDCEIDALLKLRSEINAAAPAIDDKPAYKLSVNDFVIKAMAMALQAVPEANVTWTQEAMLKHKGSDVGVAVSIPGGLITPVIRDAEKKTLSVISNEMKDMAGRARERKLKPEEYQGGTTAVSNLGMYGIRDFAAVINPPHATILAVGAGEKRAVVRDDRVTVASIMTVTLSTDHRAVDGALGAEMLAAFKRYIENPMTLLI, encoded by the coding sequence ATGTCGATCAATATCCTGATGCCCGCCCTGTCGCCCACCATGGAGAAGGGCAATCTCGCCAAATGGCACGTCAAGGAGGGCGATGCGGTCGCTCCGGGCGATGTCATTGCCGAGATCGAGACTGACAAGGCGACCATGGAAGTGGAAGCCATCGACGAGGGCACGGTCGCCAAGATCCTGGTCAGCGAGGGAACCGAGGACGTCGCGGTCAACGATGTGATCGCCATCCTCGCCGAGGAAGGCGAGGACGCGGACGCCGTCGAAGCGCCTGCAGAGGAAGCCGCGGCACCTCAAAACGGCAAGGGCGCTGATGCGGCGCCTCCGGAACCGAAAGAGACAGAGGGCGGTGAAGCCGTCCCGCGCGAGGGTCTCCACGAGGGAGGCTCTTCGGACAATTTGCAGCCGTCTTCCGACTCGGGGAAGTCGGACGGAAAGTCGTCCGGCCGAATTTTTGCCTCGCCGCTGGCAAAGCGCCTCGCGAAGGAGAAGGGCCTCGACCTGTCGGCGCTTTCGGGGTCCGGCCCTCACGGGCGCATCGTCAAACAGGACATCGAGGAAGCTGTTGAAAAGGGCGGAGGTCAGGCCGCGGCCCCAACTGCCGCAGAAACGGCACCCACGTCCGCGCCAAAGACGCCGGCACCGGCACCGGCCGGTATGAGCGACGAGCAGATCCGCAAAATGTTTGCCGAGGGCAGCTACGAGGTTGTGCCGCACGATTCCATGCGGCGCACCATTGCCCGCCGCCTGGTCGAAGCGAAGACCACCATCCCGCACTTCTATCTGACAAGCGATTGCGAGATCGATGCGCTTCTGAAGCTGCGTTCCGAGATCAATGCGGCCGCGCCCGCCATAGACGACAAGCCGGCCTATAAGCTGTCTGTGAATGACTTCGTCATCAAAGCGATGGCCATGGCGCTGCAGGCCGTGCCGGAGGCGAACGTCACCTGGACGCAAGAAGCGATGCTGAAGCACAAAGGATCGGATGTCGGCGTCGCCGTCTCGATCCCGGGCGGCCTGATCACGCCGGTCATTCGCGATGCGGAGAAGAAGACCCTTTCTGTCATCTCGAACGAAATGAAGGATATGGCGGGCCGGGCGCGGGAGCGGAAGCTGAAACCCGAAGAATATCAGGGCGGGACGACCGCAGTCTCCAACCTCGGCATGTACGGCATCCGTGATTTCGCGGCGGTGATCAATCCGCCTCACGCGACCATCCTGGCCGTTGGCGCCGGTGAAAAGCGGGCCGTCGTCCGTGACGACAGGGTGACGGTCGCTTCGATCATGACGGTGACGTTGTCGACGGACCATCGTGCTGTCGACGGAGCGCTGGGAGCCGAGATGCTTGCCGCTTTCAAACGCTATATCGAGAACCCGATGACCTTGCTGATCTGA